The following proteins are encoded in a genomic region of Bernardetia sp. MNP-M8:
- a CDS encoding PKD domain-containing protein has protein sequence MRINLPQVRNTIFLLFTTIICIVFFLLPIISIAQYLPDNFDSIKPLGNKLMIKIKPNSSNKLQQVDSQFKTQKLERRFKVPIQNSKNPSIKAIQANAIRLQDWYEVEISSSSSLQEAIHYYQNQDFVEYAEPIYPNYILAPPYIPNDPSMAAQWQLDVSQLYAAWGLHKGDSNTVIGIVDTGVHYIHRDLKNQIKVNYAEKYGQAGIDDDNNGFVDDSLGYSFGFMSPASHDFQGHGTGVAGMAAATTDDGLGIAGTSFNCRILPVAVLSPSYQIVNMYDGILYAAENGCKVINVSIGRPNLGFQWEQDVIDYVTLVKDALVVAAAGNTAQELDFYPSSYNHVLSVAHSDAGDNKFSGATFSNYVDVMAPGARVLTTTANGSYSYAWGSSYASPFVAGIAALVRSAFPHLSADQAGEIVRVTSDNKYHLPANVPYFEKLGKGRVNAFRALNEQSSAKSIRMNNTSYFGRNGQTAFSGDTITLEADFINYLNPITQNGKVIISTSSPYIEILDSVFNTDMMATMQQKNNAAVPFRFVVSQNAPLDLNVKFRLGFSDTNYSDYQYFSIPVNAPYLAIPFNTINFTLTGNGRAGFYDIYNSLGKGITSNNSQTLQEGGLIIGKSSTNVSDNVLTNIGGIVKDDDFKMIDIPRITEKTPFFTKATSKFADTLGTIIPPVGVSVKHTVKGRTNTPHHQYIILEYEFTNVSGAVMDSMNVGLYYDWNLGDYTRNFADWDTNRQFGYVFGMGTSGYAGIKAISSNKTYFALDFENVGGNNINVNDGFTSTEKYQSISTGVARKRAGFTTSGGGDVAHIVGTVLENFGINETRKVTFVVMLAPTLAALRNAHDAAVLATNTLSSISPTPVVNNTLCENTSYTITPQGGTNFRLYDIANTQIPIQSGTSFTLTPADLGRTFYVTNTDSVLEGDYTLLRFSARTAVANFSSPSQVNLDEINAINFTDASQNAVSWMWDFGNGLTSNSQNPSTTYSRQGAYSVSLTITDIAGCTSTIVKQVQAVRKSPDPIVFTNSQQSCDNTPIEIRPSATGTNFKFYDSENRLLARGRSYIVPPKSIDSLYISNVDSALESNKVLVKIQWVKLDADFTANPRQDTLLYDNVLFQSSSTSDFFIQNITWDFGDGSLNKTGTIVSHMYAAQGSYTVKMTIRNQFGCTKVVEKTFHVGKKSLTPSIASTIKVCRGNSLTIRPNGGTIFNFYSNLDSLPISQGREISFPPNAIFPPILYVTGADSLIESDPIQTYLQVVNIAPSFDFLRELYLNENTDVRFTDNTATAVSWLWEFGDGTTSTERNPIHTYHAQGDYMVTLTVKTAAGCQGTASKSLLVFRRSPQPIVNDLFVCRFDSTTIVPQGGTLFNFYDLPTSSRPVHTGRIYNVGFISQPKDIWVTNLDSALESVPVKVHIDFSRPSSDFEMSVTDTLNLFEQDTLFLKDKSNSSVWWYWNFGNGEIAMTQNTQTIYKQQGEYQVILITRDTLGCIDSLSRNLVVVDKPVITGGGSKTNYQVLVYPNPASDYLNAYIELQTSDEVMIRIYNSLGQELMTSPKEQITKKRFVFDVRRLTKGVYYVQIVMSDKVVNRKVVLE, from the coding sequence ATGCGTATAAATTTACCACAAGTCAGAAATACTATTTTTTTATTATTTACCACTATCATTTGTATAGTGTTTTTTCTATTGCCAATAATTAGTATTGCTCAATATCTTCCTGATAATTTTGATAGTATTAAACCCTTGGGTAATAAATTAATGATTAAAATAAAGCCGAATAGTAGTAATAAGCTACAACAGGTTGATTCTCAATTCAAAACTCAAAAACTAGAAAGACGATTTAAAGTTCCAATTCAAAATTCCAAAAATCCTTCTATCAAAGCAATTCAAGCTAATGCTATTCGTCTGCAAGATTGGTATGAAGTGGAAATTTCGTCTTCTTCATCTCTTCAAGAAGCAATTCATTATTATCAAAATCAAGATTTTGTAGAATATGCAGAACCTATCTATCCTAACTACATTTTAGCACCACCTTATATTCCTAATGACCCTTCTATGGCAGCACAATGGCAACTAGATGTAAGTCAGTTGTATGCAGCTTGGGGATTACATAAAGGAGATAGTAATACAGTTATTGGAATTGTAGATACAGGAGTACATTATATACACCGAGATTTAAAAAATCAAATTAAAGTTAATTATGCTGAAAAATATGGACAAGCTGGAATAGATGATGATAATAATGGATTTGTAGATGATAGTTTAGGATATAGTTTTGGGTTTATGTCACCTGCCTCACATGATTTTCAAGGACATGGAACGGGGGTTGCTGGTATGGCTGCTGCTACTACAGATGATGGTTTAGGTATAGCAGGAACAAGTTTTAATTGTCGTATTCTGCCTGTGGCAGTCCTTTCTCCTTCCTATCAAATTGTAAATATGTATGATGGGATTTTGTATGCAGCTGAAAATGGTTGTAAAGTTATCAATGTTTCTATTGGTCGTCCTAATTTAGGTTTTCAGTGGGAACAAGATGTCATTGATTATGTAACACTTGTTAAAGATGCTTTGGTAGTAGCTGCAGCAGGAAATACAGCACAAGAATTAGATTTTTATCCTTCATCTTATAATCATGTACTTTCGGTAGCACACTCTGACGCAGGTGATAATAAATTTTCAGGTGCAACTTTTAGCAATTATGTAGACGTAATGGCACCAGGAGCTAGAGTTCTTACTACCACTGCAAATGGTAGTTATAGTTATGCTTGGGGTTCATCATACGCTTCCCCATTTGTAGCTGGTATTGCTGCTTTAGTACGTTCAGCATTTCCTCATTTATCAGCAGACCAAGCAGGCGAGATTGTTCGTGTAACATCTGATAACAAATATCATTTACCTGCAAATGTACCCTATTTTGAAAAACTTGGTAAAGGCAGAGTAAATGCTTTTAGGGCTTTGAATGAACAAAGTAGTGCAAAATCTATAAGGATGAACAATACTTCTTATTTTGGTAGAAATGGACAAACGGCTTTTTCTGGAGATACAATTACATTAGAAGCTGATTTTATTAATTATTTGAATCCAATTACTCAAAATGGAAAAGTTATTATTTCTACGTCTTCTCCTTATATAGAAATTTTAGATAGTGTATTTAACACAGACATGATGGCAACTATGCAACAGAAAAATAATGCTGCTGTTCCTTTTCGTTTTGTGGTTAGTCAGAATGCACCCTTGGATTTGAATGTAAAGTTTCGTTTAGGTTTTTCAGATACAAACTATTCAGATTATCAATATTTTAGTATTCCTGTTAATGCTCCTTATTTAGCTATTCCATTTAATACTATAAATTTTACACTTACAGGAAATGGGCGTGCAGGTTTTTATGATATTTATAATAGTTTGGGAAAAGGAATTACATCAAATAATTCTCAAACTTTGCAAGAAGGAGGATTAATTATAGGTAAATCTTCTACAAATGTTTCAGATAATGTTTTGACAAATATAGGAGGCATTGTTAAAGATGATGATTTTAAAATGATTGATATTCCTAGAATAACAGAAAAAACACCATTTTTTACAAAAGCTACTTCAAAATTTGCTGATACATTAGGTACAATTATCCCTCCTGTTGGAGTAAGTGTAAAACATACTGTAAAAGGACGCACCAATACTCCTCATCATCAATATATTATTTTAGAATATGAGTTTACAAATGTAAGTGGAGCTGTAATGGACTCTATGAATGTAGGTTTGTATTATGATTGGAATTTGGGAGATTATACACGCAATTTTGCAGATTGGGATACTAACCGTCAATTTGGTTATGTATTCGGAATGGGTACTAGTGGATATGCAGGTATAAAAGCAATTAGTTCGAATAAAACCTATTTTGCATTAGATTTTGAAAATGTAGGTGGAAATAATATTAATGTAAATGACGGTTTTACTTCTACTGAGAAATATCAAAGTATTTCGACAGGAGTGGCAAGAAAACGTGCTGGATTTACTACTAGTGGAGGAGGAGATGTAGCTCATATTGTAGGAACAGTTTTAGAAAATTTTGGAATAAATGAAACTCGTAAAGTTACTTTTGTTGTAATGCTTGCTCCTACTTTAGCTGCACTTAGAAATGCACATGATGCTGCTGTTTTGGCAACTAATACATTGTCATCTATTTCACCAACTCCAGTAGTAAACAATACACTTTGTGAAAATACTTCTTATACAATTACACCACAAGGAGGAACAAACTTCAGACTTTATGATATAGCTAACACACAAATACCTATTCAATCAGGTACTTCTTTTACACTTACACCTGCTGATTTAGGACGTACTTTTTACGTAACCAATACCGATTCAGTTTTGGAAGGAGATTATACATTACTTCGTTTTAGCGCACGTACTGCTGTGGCTAATTTTAGTTCTCCTTCTCAGGTTAATTTGGATGAAATTAATGCTATTAATTTTACTGATGCAAGTCAGAATGCCGTTTCTTGGATGTGGGATTTTGGAAATGGATTGACCTCTAATTCACAAAATCCTTCTACCACTTACTCTAGACAAGGAGCATATTCAGTCAGTTTAACAATAACAGATATTGCAGGTTGTACGAGTACCATAGTAAAGCAAGTACAGGCTGTCCGAAAGTCGCCTGACCCTATTGTCTTTACTAATTCACAACAATCTTGTGATAATACACCCATCGAAATACGTCCTTCTGCAACTGGAACTAATTTCAAGTTTTATGATTCTGAAAATAGACTTTTAGCAAGAGGAAGAAGTTATATTGTTCCTCCAAAATCTATTGATAGCTTGTATATCAGTAATGTAGATTCTGCATTGGAAAGTAATAAAGTTTTAGTAAAAATTCAGTGGGTAAAGTTAGATGCTGATTTTACAGCAAATCCTAGACAAGATACACTTCTATATGATAATGTATTATTTCAGAGTAGCTCTACAAGTGACTTTTTTATCCAAAATATAACTTGGGATTTTGGGGATGGTTCGCTTAACAAAACGGGAACAATTGTAAGTCATATGTATGCTGCACAAGGAAGTTATACTGTTAAAATGACAATTAGGAATCAGTTTGGTTGTACTAAGGTTGTAGAAAAGACATTCCATGTTGGAAAAAAATCTCTAACTCCTTCTATTGCTTCTACTATAAAGGTGTGTAGAGGAAATAGCCTCACAATAAGACCAAATGGAGGGACAATATTCAATTTTTATTCTAATTTAGACTCTTTGCCTATTTCACAAGGACGAGAGATTTCATTTCCTCCAAATGCTATTTTTCCACCTATCTTATACGTTACAGGAGCTGATTCTTTGATTGAGAGTGATCCTATACAAACCTATTTGCAAGTAGTTAACATTGCACCAAGTTTTGATTTTTTAAGAGAACTTTATCTAAATGAAAATACAGATGTTAGATTTACAGATAATACTGCAACTGCTGTATCTTGGTTATGGGAGTTTGGAGATGGAACAACTTCAACAGAACGAAATCCAATACATACATATCATGCACAAGGTGATTATATGGTCACATTAACTGTTAAAACAGCAGCAGGATGTCAAGGAACAGCTTCCAAAAGTTTGCTCGTCTTTAGACGTTCTCCTCAACCAATTGTGAATGATTTATTTGTATGTAGGTTTGACTCAACTACTATTGTACCACAAGGAGGTACTTTATTTAACTTTTATGACTTGCCTACAAGCTCTCGCCCTGTACACACAGGAAGAATATATAATGTCGGTTTCATAAGCCAACCAAAAGATATTTGGGTTACCAATTTGGACTCTGCCTTAGAAAGTGTTCCTGTAAAAGTACATATCGACTTTAGTCGCCCTTCTTCTGATTTTGAAATGAGTGTAACTGATACACTTAATCTTTTTGAACAAGATACTTTATTTTTAAAAGACAAAAGTAATAGTTCGGTGTGGTGGTATTGGAATTTTGGAAATGGAGAAATTGCTATGACTCAAAATACCCAAACTATCTATAAACAGCAAGGAGAGTATCAAGTTATTTTGATTACTAGAGATACCTTAGGTTGTATAGATTCATTAAGTCGTAATTTAGTCGTAGTAGACAAACCTGTAATTACTGGAGGAGGTTCTAAAACTAATTATCAAGTGTTAGTGTATCCTAACCCTGCTTCTGACTATCTCAATGCATATATAGAATTACAAACAAGTGATGAGGTAATGATTCGTATTTATAATAGTTTGGGGCAAGAACTGATGACAAGCCCAAAAGAACAGATTACCAAGAAACGTTTTGTTTTTGATGTTCGAAGACTTACAAAAGGTGTTTATTATGTTCAAATAGTTATGTCAGACAAAGTGGTGAATAGAAAGGTCGTATTAGAATAG
- a CDS encoding OmpA family protein, with product MKKGIRNLSLLLMFLLAGTFAKAQDANTTAESDDKAKDGATSIYEQWHDPQRFRLPPAVNQLLTDEVSPAISRDGKTLIFQSNRGKGWKGYGLYMTTRDDNGKWTKPTALESINSKAGDSTVIAGPFLSYDGMSLFFSSNMEDTKGGMDLYVATRESMDGEFGEPTNLGDVNTADYQGFPTVSADGNRLYYMQRAEGAENDTDEAGSTEGTEAKKSKKEKVWCYTAMVSSRSADDVWSAGTEVVGAMNEDCSKAFRIMPDGETMFYTSMREGAKMQGHTKGIRADAKDFDLFMSRMEGESWGEPMAADFANHLSAEGYVSMAPDDGAHTVMYFDADMNASREIFWTLVPPGFAPRRVMMARGNVEDSVTGEPVYTIMKFENQTRPSLGYDRYNDEETGKFSTVITEGNVYKVTVDHSSYLPYTFTWDFTNADEITNLYQRVRLVPKGVEVTVTLLDAIDEQPVDAKLTVKAADDTSIGDVEKTGTGKYEARLEPGQVYTLTAEATGNYMEEVDTLDLTQAQFGDKVNKILYLLDATKIKFDNINFATARWDLNAEATGELDKVYQFLKDYPKMNIRIEAHTDYRGGDSYNQRLSQNRAKSALDYLVSKGIPTDRLESEGYGEARPTVPNEVDGRANQANMAINRRVEFKLVR from the coding sequence ATGAAAAAAGGAATCCGTAACCTGAGCTTATTGCTCATGTTTCTTTTGGCTGGTACATTCGCTAAAGCACAAGATGCTAATACGACAGCCGAAAGCGACGACAAAGCAAAAGATGGTGCTACAAGCATCTACGAACAATGGCATGACCCACAACGTTTTCGTTTACCACCTGCCGTAAATCAACTTCTCACTGACGAAGTTTCTCCTGCTATCAGTCGTGATGGCAAAACACTCATTTTCCAGTCTAACCGTGGAAAAGGATGGAAAGGCTATGGTCTTTATATGACTACTCGTGACGACAATGGCAAATGGACAAAACCAACTGCATTGGAATCAATCAACTCTAAAGCTGGCGATAGCACTGTAATTGCTGGTCCATTTTTAAGCTATGATGGAATGAGCCTTTTCTTTTCTTCTAACATGGAAGATACTAAAGGAGGAATGGATTTGTATGTAGCTACTCGTGAGAGTATGGACGGCGAATTTGGTGAACCTACAAACTTAGGTGACGTAAACACAGCTGATTACCAAGGTTTCCCAACTGTTTCTGCAGATGGAAATCGTCTTTATTATATGCAACGTGCTGAAGGTGCAGAAAATGATACTGATGAAGCAGGTTCTACTGAAGGAACTGAAGCTAAAAAATCTAAAAAAGAAAAAGTGTGGTGTTATACTGCAATGGTTTCTAGTCGTTCGGCTGATGATGTATGGTCTGCTGGTACAGAAGTAGTAGGAGCTATGAATGAAGATTGTAGCAAAGCATTTCGTATTATGCCTGATGGTGAAACAATGTTTTATACTTCTATGAGAGAAGGTGCTAAAATGCAAGGTCATACAAAAGGTATCCGTGCTGATGCTAAAGATTTTGATTTGTTTATGTCACGCATGGAAGGTGAATCTTGGGGTGAGCCAATGGCTGCTGATTTTGCTAATCATCTTTCTGCTGAAGGTTATGTAAGTATGGCACCAGATGATGGAGCACATACAGTTATGTATTTTGATGCTGACATGAATGCTTCTCGTGAAATTTTTTGGACATTAGTTCCTCCAGGTTTTGCTCCTCGTAGAGTAATGATGGCTCGTGGTAATGTGGAAGATTCTGTAACAGGAGAGCCTGTTTATACCATCATGAAGTTTGAAAATCAAACTCGTCCTTCTTTAGGATATGACCGTTACAATGACGAAGAAACTGGTAAATTCTCTACTGTAATTACAGAAGGAAATGTATATAAAGTGACTGTTGATCACAGTAGTTACCTACCATATACATTCACGTGGGATTTCACTAATGCTGACGAAATTACTAATCTTTACCAAAGAGTACGTTTAGTACCTAAAGGTGTTGAGGTTACTGTAACTCTTCTTGATGCTATTGATGAGCAACCTGTTGATGCAAAACTTACAGTGAAAGCTGCTGATGATACTAGTATTGGTGATGTTGAAAAAACAGGAACTGGTAAATACGAAGCTCGTCTTGAGCCAGGTCAGGTTTATACATTGACTGCTGAAGCAACAGGAAATTATATGGAAGAAGTAGATACTTTAGACCTTACTCAAGCTCAGTTTGGTGATAAAGTAAATAAAATTCTTTATTTACTTGATGCTACTAAAATTAAGTTTGATAACATCAACTTTGCAACAGCTCGTTGGGATTTGAATGCTGAAGCAACAGGTGAATTGGATAAAGTATATCAATTCTTGAAAGATTATCCTAAAATGAATATCCGTATAGAAGCACACACAGATTACCGTGGTGGTGACTCGTACAATCAACGTCTTTCTCAAAATCGTGCAAAATCTGCTTTGGATTACTTAGTTTCTAAAGGAATTCCTACTGATCGTTTAGAGTCTGAAGGATATGGTGAAGCAAGACCTACTGTTCCTAATGAAGTAGATGGAAGAGCTAATCAAGCTAACATGGCTATTAATCGTCGTGTAGAGTTCAAACTTGTTAGATAA
- the prmC gene encoding peptide chain release factor N(5)-glutamine methyltransferase, translated as MLISTQVDERESQSTLRFLIEDTLSINRIDFSTHLLNQKEIDLLNQSIERLKNNEPLQYITSKAHFYGLEFEVSPAVLIPRPETEELVHQILKDFADKKLQIAEKNKHTFLEVGTGSGCISISLAKNLPHLHFIAVDISKDALDIARQNAKKNNITNIEFIELDFLQEDFSEVFLKYPQLKKINHLVSNPPYIRDSEKREMSSNVLNFEPHLALFVEDKKPLVFYEALVKFFVYNVNNKDGLLYVEINQYLANETKDLFVSFGLENYRVFKDLQENSRFIRACYT; from the coding sequence TTGTTAATTTCTACTCAAGTAGATGAGCGAGAAAGTCAATCAACTTTACGTTTTTTGATAGAAGACACTTTATCAATAAATAGAATTGATTTTTCTACTCACTTATTAAATCAAAAAGAAATTGATTTATTAAATCAAAGTATAGAACGATTGAAAAATAATGAGCCTTTACAGTATATTACGAGTAAGGCTCATTTCTATGGATTAGAGTTTGAAGTTAGTCCTGCCGTTTTGATTCCAAGACCTGAAACTGAAGAACTTGTTCATCAAATTTTAAAAGATTTTGCAGATAAAAAACTACAAATAGCAGAGAAAAACAAGCACACTTTCTTAGAAGTGGGAACAGGAAGTGGCTGTATTAGTATTTCGCTTGCTAAAAACTTACCTCACTTACATTTTATAGCTGTTGATATTTCAAAAGATGCCTTAGATATAGCTCGTCAAAATGCGAAAAAGAATAATATAACTAATATAGAGTTTATAGAATTAGATTTTCTTCAAGAAGATTTCAGTGAAGTATTTTTGAAGTATCCTCAATTAAAAAAAATAAATCATTTAGTCAGTAATCCTCCTTACATTAGGGATTCTGAAAAGAGAGAGATGAGTAGTAATGTACTTAATTTTGAACCACATTTGGCTCTCTTTGTAGAAGACAAAAAACCACTTGTTTTTTATGAGGCATTAGTTAAATTTTTTGTATACAATGTAAATAATAAAGATGGCTTGCTTTATGTTGAAATAAATCAATATCTAGCAAATGAAACAAAAGACCTTTTTGTGAGTTTTGGTTTAGAAAACTATAGAGTTTTTAAAGATTTACAAGAAAATTCAAGATTTATAAGAGCTTGTTATACCTAA
- the map gene encoding type I methionyl aminopeptidase: MGKPIYKTAQDLEKMRASADLLGRTHAEVAKRVMPGITTLELDKIAFEFIKDNGAVPSFLGLYGCPSSLLTSVNDQVVHGLPNNRPLKNGDIVSIDCGVLLNGFHADSAYTYEIGEVSLEVKNLLKATKEALYLGIEQLVYGNRIGDISNAIQKHSEGKGYSVVRELVGHGVGRSLHEGPEVPNFGKPKKGDKIRNGLVIAIEPMINMGSKAVVQASDGWTIMTRDGKPSAHFEHTVAVVDGKPEVLTTFKYIEQAIKIFHS; this comes from the coding sequence ATGGGAAAACCAATATACAAGACAGCTCAAGATTTAGAAAAAATGCGTGCAAGTGCAGATTTACTAGGACGCACACATGCAGAAGTAGCCAAACGTGTTATGCCTGGTATTACTACACTTGAACTTGATAAAATAGCCTTTGAATTTATAAAAGATAATGGAGCAGTTCCTAGCTTTTTAGGACTTTATGGATGTCCTAGTTCTTTACTTACTTCTGTAAATGACCAAGTAGTTCATGGATTGCCTAATAATCGTCCTCTAAAAAATGGAGATATTGTTTCAATTGACTGTGGTGTTTTACTTAATGGTTTTCACGCAGATAGTGCTTATACCTATGAAATTGGAGAAGTAAGCCTAGAAGTGAAAAACTTATTGAAAGCAACTAAAGAAGCTTTGTATTTAGGAATTGAACAGTTAGTCTATGGAAATAGAATAGGAGATATAAGTAATGCTATTCAAAAACATTCAGAAGGAAAAGGATATTCAGTGGTAAGAGAATTAGTTGGACATGGAGTGGGAAGAAGTCTGCACGAAGGACCCGAAGTACCAAATTTTGGAAAACCTAAAAAAGGAGATAAAATAAGAAATGGATTAGTAATAGCTATTGAACCAATGATTAATATGGGTTCAAAAGCTGTTGTACAAGCCTCTGATGGGTGGACTATTATGACTAGAGATGGAAAGCCTTCTGCACACTTTGAGCATACTGTAGCTGTGGTAGATGGAAAACCAGAAGTTTTGACAACCTTTAAATATATCGAACAAGCTATCAAGATTTTTCATAGTTAA
- the secY gene encoding preprotein translocase subunit SecY, with product MKKFFETIKNIFSVKELKDRIFLTLGLLMVFRLGSFIVLPGIDPSKLEKSTGVLGMLNGILGGAFERASIFALGIMPYISASIIIQLLTVAVPTFQKMQKEGESGRKKLTQITRALTILITIGQGFAYLKGTVPIDAIIIDQTFFLISSIVILTSGTVFCMWLGEKITDKGIGNGISLLIMIGIISRFPTAIVAEATLKGMGGIFIFVLEILALYLVVMGVVLIVQAVRYVPLQYVKQVAGRSQKQMLTQKKRSALPLKVNAAGVMPIIFAQALMFLPPLVAGAFQGEDTPNADYIASVFSDFTSLEYNILFAVLIIAFTFFYTAMTINVQQISDNLKDSGGFVPGVTPGEETKNYLGKILDRITLPGAIFIAIIAVLPAIAAAATVGDQFAQFYGGTSLLIMVGVVLDTLQQIESYLLNKEYDGLMNTGNVKGRQAQPMNYI from the coding sequence ATGAAGAAGTTTTTTGAAACTATAAAAAATATCTTTTCTGTAAAAGAACTCAAAGATCGCATCTTCCTTACTTTGGGATTATTAATGGTCTTTCGTTTAGGTTCTTTTATTGTTTTGCCAGGTATTGACCCTAGCAAACTTGAAAAAAGTACAGGTGTTTTAGGAATGCTTAATGGTATTCTTGGAGGAGCTTTTGAGCGTGCCTCTATTTTTGCTTTAGGTATTATGCCTTATATATCTGCATCAATTATCATTCAACTTCTGACTGTGGCTGTTCCAACATTCCAAAAAATGCAGAAAGAAGGAGAGTCGGGACGTAAAAAGCTCACTCAAATCACTCGTGCACTTACTATACTTATTACTATCGGACAAGGTTTTGCTTATCTAAAAGGAACTGTTCCTATAGATGCAATTATTATTGACCAGACATTTTTCTTAATTTCTTCTATTGTCATTCTTACATCAGGAACTGTTTTCTGTATGTGGTTGGGAGAAAAAATTACGGACAAAGGAATTGGTAATGGTATTTCACTTCTAATCATGATAGGAATTATTTCACGTTTTCCTACTGCCATAGTAGCAGAAGCTACTTTGAAAGGAATGGGAGGAATATTTATCTTTGTTTTAGAAATATTAGCTCTTTACCTAGTGGTAATGGGAGTAGTTCTTATCGTACAAGCTGTGCGTTATGTACCTCTTCAATATGTAAAGCAAGTAGCAGGTCGTTCTCAAAAACAAATGCTTACTCAGAAAAAACGTTCTGCATTACCTCTTAAAGTAAATGCAGCAGGTGTAATGCCAATTATCTTTGCTCAAGCTCTTATGTTTTTGCCACCTTTGGTAGCAGGAGCTTTCCAAGGAGAAGATACACCAAATGCTGATTATATTGCAAGCGTATTCTCTGATTTTACTTCATTAGAATATAATATTCTTTTTGCTGTCCTGATTATTGCATTTACGTTTTTCTATACAGCAATGACTATCAATGTTCAGCAAATTTCAGATAACTTAAAAGATAGTGGTGGATTTGTACCAGGTGTTACACCAGGTGAAGAAACTAAAAATTACTTAGGTAAAATTTTGGATAGAATTACTCTTCCAGGTGCAATCTTTATTGCTATTATAGCTGTTCTTCCTGCTATTGCAGCAGCAGCTACAGTAGGAGATCAATTTGCTCAATTCTATGGTGGAACTTCTCTACTTATTATGGTAGGTGTAGTTTTGGATACCCTTCAACAAATTGAGAGTTATTTATTGAATAAAGAATATGACGGACTAATGAATACAGGAAATGTAAAAGGTCGTCAAGCTCAACCAATGAATTACATATAA